The following DNA comes from Cygnus atratus isolate AKBS03 ecotype Queensland, Australia chromosome 23, CAtr_DNAZoo_HiC_assembly, whole genome shotgun sequence.
CCTGGCCGGAGGGGAGACCCCAAAGCTCTGAGCTGGGGGGGACTTGGAGGTGGCCCTGGCCCTGCCAGCGTGGCACAGCCCGGGCATGGTGCTGGACCAGGGCTGGATGGAAACACGGGCACCCCCAGCAGGCTCCACAAAGACCCAGGATTGGGTTTGGGAAGGGAATGCTCCATTGCCCCCCCGGAGGGAGGCAGGTCCCcgagcagggggctgggggggggggcacagcaccCCCATATCAAAGCTCCTGCCCCTGGGGTGCTcctggctggagctgctcagcatcagctggggctgctcagcaccagccttTTGTGCGGGTTCGGGGCTCCCTCTGCAGGCAGCGAGCAGGGACACccagtgtccctgtccccatccctgccaccCTCTGTCCCCGCCACCCTCTGTCCTTGTCCCCACCAccctctgtccctgtccctgccccccAGGACCCCGCAGCAGGACCCCCAACCCCCAAAGGATATGGTCTTCGATCTCCGATGCCATCCTCTCGCAGTTGACGCCGAACTCCTTGTAGTCATCTGCGGGGCAAGGCCAGGCAGGGGGTGGCCGGGAGCCAGCCAAAGCGGCCAAAACCTCGGCTCGCTCGCCCAAGGCACCCCCTCTCTAAAAACAAGTCGTTTTCCCCCAACTTAAACCCACAATTAAACCTTTTACAACGCCCACATCCAAATCCCCCGTCAAAGACCCCACCAACCTCCTTTTGGGGCTGAACGCTGGGTTTTGAGCCACAGCCGGGGTTTATCTGCCAGTCGGGGGTGAATTTGCTGCCCGGGTGCCCCCAGGCCTCAGAGCCCCGTTTATTATTGTAGGGTTGCTCCCGCTGCGGCTGTCCCATAGGAGAACCAGCCCAGCTTGGCCAAGTACTTTAGGGATGGAGATGGgggggtccctgctgcccctccaAATAACTTTTTGGGTTGCTTAGGCTGGGGCTCAGTGCAGATTTGGTGGGTTTCCCCTCCCCGTTTTGCCACAGAGCTGGGCGTAGAGCTGCCTGCTTGCCCAGAGGAGCAGGATGcggccctccccagccccccccttttgtgtccccccccctGTTGCTCACCGTCCATGCGGAGGGCGGCCGTCAGCATCTCGATGCACTTGTCCCGGACCGAGTCCCCCGTCAGGTAGcaggggggcaggaggcagaCGCTGGGCGAGAagggggggctgctgggggtccGTGGCGTCTCCGCCTTGGCCTTGCTGCTGTTGGCTCTgcaggggttgggggggggcacacagGTAGGTGCTGGGGTCCCGTGGGGATgtgccagccccgggggggtgGTGGCTGGCTCCTACCTGTCCTCCTTGCTGTCGCTGGAGCTCCTCCGGGGGGTGGCGGGGGCGGGCGAGGGGCTGGCACCCACAGAGGCTCTCCTGGAGggggcacggggtgggggggacagcaggggggacaccagggatggggcaggatCAGGCTCGCAGCCCTCTCGTCCCACCCTGGCTGCGTGTCCCATGGTCGGAGCATCCCCAAAATGGGGctgtccccccacccccgagccagctccccccccccccaggtccaGGTCCCCTcagcagtgccaggacaggGACCTTGACCACTAGGTGGGCACGGGCACCACTGCCAGCGCTGTGTCCCCACATCCGTGCCCTTCCCCAGGGGGCCTTTGCACTTCTCCTGGCTATGCagagccccccaccccccccccgggggggggggttgttccTCCTTACCTCTCCCCCGAGGGTCTCTtctgcagggaggaagaggaggagacgGCTGAGGACCTCGAGTCAGCAGAGTCCCTCCTGCGGGAGCAGCCACGGCTCGGTGGATGGGGACCAGGTGGTGGGTCCTGAGCCCCATCCGCAGCCCGAAGAGGGGCCGGGgtcctctccccccctcccccccccccagcccaggaccCCCACCTCTCTTTCTTGCCATCCAGGGATGACTTCTTTGAGGACGCAGAGGGGCTCCGGCCGCTGCTGGACTCCCTTCAGGGCAGGAGCACAAGGGAAGGGAGGGATGctctcagctcccagcacccccctTTCCCAgcaaatcccccccccccccgcagccccacaAAGCCTTGTGGTGCCCCGCAGAGCCCTGAGCAGCGCGGGCAGGACCGTGGGTACCTCTGCGGGTTGGAGTCGGGGGGGTGGCCCTTCAGGGGGGCTGGGTGGGAGCCGGGGTTGCTGGGCTTCctgcagaaagagagagggggCTGGTTTGGGGCTGGTTTTACCCTCGGGACAGCCTTTGTCTGGGTAATAAGCttgtggggaaggggaaaaggctGGTTCTCCAGCGGTGCCGCCTGGCAGGGGGGCTCCATCCTGGAGAAACCAAGCCCATagggatggagcaggagggggagcTGGCCCTGGCCCCGCTGGTGCCTCGGGTGGCGCCCCCCCCGCTGGCCCCGTACCGCTCCTTGTGCTTCTCCCTGTGCTTCTCGGCCGGGTTCTTGGGGTGTTTGGCCGGGTGTGGGTTCGCCCCTTCGTTGGGACAGCTGGGAAAATCcagcctcttctccttctctttcttctccttctccccatCGGCGTCCTTCTCCTTCTTCGGGGCAGCAGGGGTCTCTGCGGGAAGCAGCCGGGTCACGGGCACAGCCCGGGGACACCTGAGACAtcggggctggggacaccgggaCAGCCCAGGGAGATTTGGGGGAGGTTTTGGGGAGGTTTTGGGGAGGATTTTGCCCCTCTCACCCAGCAGCCGCTTCCAGTTCTTGATGAGGATCTTGGCCGAGGCCACCACCTCTTCGTCCGAGCAGTGCTTGCGCACCGAGTTGACCGCCACCCCGATGCGCGTGGTCTGGGGACAGGCGTTAGCGGGGCCGTCACCGACCCCCATGCCCCCCGGGACCCCTCCCCGGCGCAGTCCCcctcacctgcagcagctggatggTCATGGTGTAGCCGGTGAGAGACTTGAGCAGATCCAGCGCCCCTTCCTAGAGCGGGGAGAGGCCACGAGAGCCCTCGAGGAGCTGCGTCCCCTGGGGACCACCCCGTGGGGACACCCGCAGGGTCCCCAGAGGGGATGGGGCAGGCGGTCGGGGCCACGCAGCCACCAGCAGGGATGTGCTCGTAAAAAAATCCCACTCCAACAggaagggctggggacaccTGAGCATCCCCgaggcgctgggggggggggggcacacgtCACCGGGTTCGCAGCCTGGCCCTCGGGTGCATGGTGCTTGTAGGGCTAAATATATCCCCGGCATGGCTCCACGCGGGATCGTTTTCCTCCCCGGTATTTTTAGAGCCGCAGGAACAGAGACGAGGGTGCAGGGACCCACGGAGGGGTTGTGCCACTCGTGGTGGCCAGGGCTCCAAGCCTGCTGGGTGCAGGGGACATCCCTGTGCTGTGACCCGGCTCTGTCCCCCTTCCTGAAGTGGCATAAATCAGGAGGGCTTGGGAGCCACAACGACAGCCCGAGGCCGGGCAGGATCAGTCCCTTCAGCCCTGGGGCTATTCCCAGCAGGGAGCGGAGCAGAGCGAGCTGCCGAGGCTGAGCAGTTGCAATCCGGGGTCCCAAAAAGCCACTGGGTCGGGGGGTACGGCAGCACCTGGGAAGCCTGCACCTCGCCGGGGCAAAGTCCGGCAGAAACGGTCAAATATTAACTTTAGGGGCTGGGCTCGCCTCTGCTTGCCCCCGCGTAACCGGCTGGCCAGGATGGGCCCTCAGCTGGCACAAAGGGAGGCAGGGCCGGATCCTGGCTCCCCCGGCACCAAAGCCCCCTCCCCAACCCCTGGGTGTGCTGTGGctcagccccctcccctccctgtgcATGTTTGCACGCGCTCGTGCaaaaggcagggctgggctcgGGGGAGGGCTCTTCCCACCCTCCCagggattttcttcctttgcatggggctgagccccggctgccagccccagccctgttTGGGTGCTCGTGGCTGGGCCGGGGGCCAAGCACCTGTCACCACATTTGTCCTCTGTCCCACATTGCCACAGCCTGGGAcaggtccccccccccccccccccccccaaagctcCCCAGACCACCACGTCCCCACGGCCTTGAGCGAGGGGGCATGGGAGAGCCCCAAATCCAGCATAAAACCGCCGTGGGCGCCAGCTCCAACTCCTCAAAGGTGGAGAGGCAGCACCTGGGGGTGCCCTGCgggagctcagcaccccaaCACCCTCTCAGCCCCTCCTGGGGGGCCATTTCTGGgccccctttttcttcctcccacgTCTGGGAGCTTCGTggctttcctccctctccctgccccgaGCTGCCCAaatgcacgcacacacaaatATTGCACACGCGTGCAAATATTGCACACGTATGCAAATATGGCACATGTATGCAAATATGGCACGTGTGCAAATATTACACATGTGCAAATATCACTCGTGTGCAAATATggcacacacatgcaaacatgGCACACGTGTGCAAATATTGCACGCGCGCCCCAGCCTGCCTTACCGTGCTCTTCCTGGCCACCATCTTATCCAACTTCTTGGCGATCCGGACCAGCTCCTCAGCGGGCCCCATGCTGGCTCCTCGCGGGGTTCTGGGCTCGGGCAGCCGCgggagcagcccccggtgctgcgggcatggggcaggggcaggggcacggAGCGGCGGCCGGGCTGGAGcggagcagggagggaaaaaggggaaaagagaaggaaggaaagcaagggaggaaagcagaaaggaggTGTGGCTGTCCCGGCCAGTTATAAACTCCTGCCAGGCAGGCGAAATAGCACGGGGGAGGGCTAAATATAGCCCGGAGTGCGGAGCAGGACAAAGattgcaggagcagggggaggcgcACGGCGGGGGGACGCAGCGCCCTTCGGTGCCAGCGCATGGGGGGCtcgcggggccgggggagccaCCGCCATGGGGCTGGAGGCCGGTGGTGGCAGTGGGAGAGCCCCGGGACGTGGCtttggggctgggctggggcttcCCGGGGCCCAAAGGCTCGACGCAACACGCCGCCAGCGTTGCACGATGCAGAGCGCTCTTCCCAGACCGGAGGCGATGCCAGCAGCGTCCCCATGCCAGCAGCGTCCCGCGGCAGCAAGATCCCCCAGGGAACGTGGTTCCggtgctgtgccagggctgAAGGCGCTGTGGTGGTGCTGGCATTTCCGGGACCCCAGCGGCTGGGAGCAGAACCGGGCTGGATCCGTCCCAGCGGGGAGGCTGGGATGCTCCTGCGTGACCGAATGCAAGGCTGGGGAGAGAGCTGGCTGCACCCTCGCTCCCTGCCGGCACAGGGCCACCCGCTGCCACCCTGCCGTGTCCCCGatgggcaggggatggggaccccAGGGACCAGGAAACTCCAGGACACACCACCCGGGATGGGGACTGCCAGCCCCGGGGAAGGGGCTGAGCCCTGCATGCACGCACCCCAATGCTTACAAAAAAATGATGGTTTTATTAGAAATTAGAAAGagagaacattaaaaacaaacacaacagacCACTTTCTGAGATGCAACCAACAAGACGCAGACGAAGATAAACCACAGGGGCAGACGGCTCCCAAGGGACTCGGACACGGGGCAACATTGGTCCCAGAACACAGCTGCAGGATGGCCCCAggggccccccccgggccggctGCAGAAGgaccccgagccccccggggccgggcggtgACCAGCACCCACCCGGtgagggacacggggacacggcTCCACGGTGCTGCCCGCGCCAACCCCAGGCATCCAAGGAGCTGTGGTACCAGGCTGGGGAAGTTTTTAGGCATTTCCaagccctgctgccctgggggggCTCTCAGAGCccaggggggtgggggggcaggaTGTGGCCGCAGACCCTCCAAACCCCCAAAAATGATGaataaaaagcccttttttGTTCCCTACCAATCCCCAATGCTTCACAGTTGTGGTAGAGGAGAAAACCAGGTGGCGCATTGCAGCTCCCCCCTGGAGAACGGGGACAGGGGCTCTGCGCCCACCCAGCAGAGGAGGGTGGGGGGCACCCAGcgcgccccccacccccagccccaaatccccGCTGACAGGGGAGGAGAAAGCCCCCGGGATGGGCAGAGCCCACGAAAGGACGGagagcagccagagcagagcaagCACCAAAACCTCCTCGCAGGGTGCAGCTGATGGCAGCAGGGGCGGTGGCAGCCCTTCGGCTCTCCAAAGCCACCATCCAGGGGGGGAGCGTCCCAACCCGGGGGTCCCCACGTCccctgggagggcagcagccacaTGGTCCCATAGCAGGGGCTGGGGTCGGGCAGCAGGACCCGGTGCCCCGTGGAAAGGGGCGACGGCACAGAGGGGCCAGGGGGTGtccggctccagctcccagcccaccccgtgcgcccccggcccccaggGGACGGGGACAAAacgggcagcggggggggggggcaatcAGTCTTGCAGGAGGTGGACGAAGCTGGCGGGGAAGACTCCGGTGCGGGAGCCGTCGCCCTCGATGAAGCCGACCTGGGGGTGCAGAGAGGGGTGtcagggggtgtgggggggtcccACGGTGGGTGGCGAGGGAGAGGAATGCGAGGACCGATGGCAGCAAGCACTTGTGACTTGTCACCGGCAGCCTACGGTGACCATTGCCAGCACAGACGGGGCGGGGGGTGCCCATCCGTGGCCCCTCAAAATGAGCGGCCTGCTCAGGATGACAGGGAAGTGAGGGTGAGGGAGGGGGCTGCGCCCCGGGGGGGctcacccagctctgctcgTCCTCCTCCCGCGTCACCACGATCACCTCGCCCTTGGAGAAGGTCAGCTCCCGCGCCTTGTCCCCCTTGCAGTCAGCCACCGCCTTCACCCGCTTCTGCCTCCCCTTGGCCTGCGTGAGGAACGGAgtcagctggggggggggcagccacCCCCCCAAATCCACCCCAAGGgttgtgacccccccccccccaataccTCCATCCACCCCCCTGGGGCAAGAGCTGCAGGGACGCCTGGGGATGGAGGGGTCCCCACAAAgctccccccccacacaccccgtCcaagcccccccaccccaaatcgTGCCACCTACCGGAGCGAATCGCCGGGGCATGGGCACGGGGGGCACCTTGCTCGGAGCGGGGTCCTcggggctctgggggggggcggccgaGCCGGCTTTGCCGGCCACGCCGCTGATGCGCCGGTACGAGCGGGTGCTCTCCGAGCTaccgggggcagcggggggggcaGCGTcagcccccccccgctcccccgtccccctccccaTGAGGTCCCGGTGCCATCGGGTTCCCCCGTGGGACCCAAGGGAGCAGGGTGCCACCCACAGCCCACCCAAATCccaaaatggggggaaaaaaaaataaaatgtcataacTTCCAGTGGGTCCCGGTATCGGTGTCCCCCCTACAGGACCCGTGTCACCTCTAGGGACAGCCGCCCCCCTTCCCACgctgcccctgtcccctcctCTGTCCCCAAGCCCTGGGGGGGCCCAGGCTGGCAGTGGGGAGGGGACCCCTTTGCTCCGACACCCCCAGGGACAATTTGGGATTCCTCCCACCAGCACCACACaaccacctcccccccccccaatgcc
Coding sequences within:
- the TCEA3 gene encoding transcription elongation factor A protein 3, which encodes MGPAEELVRIAKKLDKMVARKSTEGALDLLKSLTGYTMTIQLLQTTRIGVAVNSVRKHCSDEEVVASAKILIKNWKRLLETPAAPKKEKDADGEKEKKEKEKRLDFPSCPNEGANPHPAKHPKNPAEKHREKHKERKPSNPGSHPAPLKGHPPDSNPQRRDSADSRSSAVSSSSSLQKRPSGERANSSKAKAETPRTPSSPPFSPSVCLLPPCYLTGDSVRDKCIEMLTAALRMDDDYKEFGVNCERMASEIEDHIFQELKSTDMKYRNRVRSRISNLKDPKNPNLRRNVLCGAILPSLIARMTAEEMASDELKELRNAMTQEAIREHQMAKTGGTVTDLFQCGKCKKKNCTYNQVQTRSADEPMTTFVLCNECGNRWKFC